A genomic segment from Perca flavescens isolate YP-PL-M2 chromosome 13, PFLA_1.0, whole genome shotgun sequence encodes:
- the fam114a2 gene encoding protein FAM114A2, which produces MSDSETTAAEVPEVAPETRDASPAETPGSSLPTTPDNSTDVAPTRKARRRPDVAPAAEAEETPKVEEKPAKAPTPSESTVSQGGWGYWGSWGKSILSTATATVATVGQGLTQVIEKAETSLGIPSPTELSAQVEEEQKEQGESSSETDRAPHEGSAAPSGSAMGMLSSLTSVVQSTGKTMITGGLDALEFIGKKTMDVIAEGDPGFKKTKGLMNRNSTLSQVLREAKEREELQTAEKESSDSHKKADAHYGMLFDEFQGLSHLEALEILSRDSEAKVKSVLTTLSGEELLQLREELDLIKDSFSLVEFDDEDVDEKKDEDGSEFERELTEALEGLSVTATADKLSKACRSTCSQITDMSRPQEEEEESADNVKKTLTVEEVHAAAIRSLAELTARSIELFHKLAEMILFSNNGSTEASLLSQLTVVLCKELSLLSKKFTSCLTTVGSNEKGDVLNPLITGVFLEASNSASYIQDAFQLLMPILEISHIQRRAESTEQ; this is translated from the exons ATGTCAGACAGCGAAACTACAGCGGCGGAGGTTCCAGAGGTGGCACCAGAGACTCGAGATGCCTCTCCTGCAGAGACGCCCGGCAGCTCCTTGCCGACCACGCCGGACAACTCGACTGACGTGGCGCCGACGAGGAAAGCCAGGAGGAGACCGGACGTCGCGCCTGCAGCCGAAGCTGAGGAGACGCCCAAAGTAGAGGAGAAACCAGCAAAGGCGCCG ACCCCCAGTGAGTCCACTGTGTCTCAGGGAGGTTGGGGATACTGGGGCAGCTGGGGCAAATCCATTCTATCCACAGCAACAGCTACTGTGGCCACTGTGG GCCAAGGGCTCACTCAGGTGATAGAGAAGGCAGAGACATCGCTGGGAATCCCCAGTCCGACCGAACTGTCGGCCCAAGTGGAGGAAGAGCAGAAAGAGCAAG GTGAATCCAGCAGTGAGACGGACAGAGCGCCACACGAAGGATCGGCGGCACCGTCGGGAAGTGCGATGGGCATGCTGTCGTCGCTCACCAGCGTCGTCCAGAGCACA GGTAAAACGATGATCACAGGAGGTCTGGACGCTTTGGAGTTCATCGGAAAGAAGACGATGGACGTGATAGCAGAAGGCGATCCAGGCTTTAAGAAGACCAAAGGACTGATGAACAGGAACTCCACTCTGTCTCAG GTGTTGAGGGAGGCTAAGGAGCGCGAGGAGCTGCAGACAGCCgaaaaagagtcttcagattcCCACAAGAAGGCGGACGCTCACTACGGGATGCTGTTCGATGAGTTTCAGGGCCTTTCACACCTCGAAGCGCTGGAGATTCTGTCTCGAGACAGCGAGGCCAAG gtGAAGTCAGTGCTGACCACTCTATCAGGAGAAGAGCTGCTTCAGCTCCGAGAAGAGCTGGATCTTATTAAGGACTCTTTCTCCCTGGTGGAGTTTGATGATGAGGACGTGGATGAGAAGAAAG ACGAGGATGGCTCAGAGTTTGAGAGGGAGTTGACGGAGGCATTGGAGGGTCTCAGTGTCACCGCCACGGCTGACAAACTCAGCAAG GCTTGTAGGAGCACCTGCAGCCAGATCACTGACATGAGCCGaccacaggaggaagaggaagagagcgCAGACAATGTCAAGAAAACCCTTACTGTAGAG GAGGTTCATGCCGCAGCCATCAGGAGTCTGGCGGAGCTGACGGCTCGATCCATCGAGCTTTTCCACAAACTGGCCGAGATGATCCTCTTCTCCAACAACGGCAGCACAGAGGCCAGCCTCCTCTCCCA GTTAACTGTCGTCCTGTGTAAAGAACTCTCACTCCTTTCCAAGAAGTTCACCTCCTGCTTAACGACGGTGGGG TCAAACGAGAAGGGAGATGTCCTCAACCCGCTGATAACAGGAGTCTTTTTAGAG GCGTCCAACAGTGCGTCTTACATCCAGGATGCTTTCCAGCTGCTGATGCCCATCCTGGAGATCTCCCACATCCAGAGGAGAGCTGAATCCACCGAGCAGTGA
- the LOC114567324 gene encoding complement C1q-like protein 4, producing the protein MNISVSFTLLLLLSSVSTSESVECQRAFPEDIYAALRELTASLVQLKADIKLLQRETTGQAQLKTEVDKLKQQQQVRQVAFSASLLVGGGDKTIGPFPTATTLIYKHVPTNIGNAYNSNTGVFTAPVRGAYNFEWWVSAYGDNSHASGAVLVKNSENVFLAWQQVMAGFVTSSNGVTLLLEVGDVVFVRLWAGTVAFDNSNRHTTFSGHLLFPM; encoded by the exons ATGAACATCTCTGTGAGTTTTacgctgttgctgctgctcagCTCCGTCTCCACGAGTGAAAGTGTTGAATGCCAGCGGGCTTTTCCCGAAGACATCTACGCTGCCCTGAGAGAGCTGACCGCTTCGTTGGTTCAACTGAAGGCTGACATAAAGCTGTTGCAAAGAGAGACTACAG GTCAAGCACAGCTGAAAACTGAAGTGGACAAGCTGAAGCAACAACAGCAAG tcCGACAGGTTGCATTTTCAGCCTCTCTGCTGGTTGGTGGAGGTGACAAAACTATTGGACCCTTTCCCACGGCCACTACCCTGATCTACAAACACGTCCCCACCAACATCGGAAATGCCTACAACTCAAACACAG GTGTGTTCACTGCCCCGGTGAGAGGAGCGTACAACTTTGAGTGGTGGGTCAGTGCATATGGAGACAACAGCCACGCTTCAGGTGCTGTGTTGGTCAAGAACTCAGAGAATGTTTTCTTGGCATGGCAGCAGGTGATGGCTGGTTTTGTGACTTCTTCTAATGGCGTTACTCTGTTGCTAGAGGTGGGAGACGTCGTGTTTGTGCGTCTGTGGGCTGGCACTGTGGCGTTTGACAACTCCAATCGCCACACCACCTTCAGTGGGCATCTGCTGTTCCCCATGTAA